A single window of bacterium DNA harbors:
- a CDS encoding rod shape-determining protein: MGLFNFFQRYFINDIGIDLGTVNTLIYKRGEGIVLFEPSVVCINRQTNKIILVGEEARKIIGRTPANVEVVKPMKGGVIANLEIVKEMLLRFLSKAQNKKSFLRPRVAIGIPSIISDIEKKSVKEAVEQSGARKVFLIEEPVAAGIGANINIYEPKGNMVLDIGGGTTEIAVISMGGVVISNSIRTASQAIDESIIHYLKKNYYLWIGEQTAEELKIKVGLAIQEENELFMEARGRDIGSGLPKSKTIGSNEIYLALKEVVNSILDLVISTLENIPPELSSDILENGIVMTGGGSLLKNLDKFISEKTGIPVRVDPDPLRCVVFGLGKCLEDINLLEKIKL, from the coding sequence ATGGGCTTATTTAATTTTTTTCAAAGATATTTTATTAATGATATAGGAATAGATTTAGGAACAGTCAATACTTTAATTTATAAAAGAGGAGAAGGTATTGTTTTATTTGAACCCTCGGTAGTATGTATCAATAGACAAACTAATAAAATTATCTTAGTCGGCGAAGAAGCTCGTAAGATTATAGGTAGAACTCCGGCTAATGTAGAAGTTGTTAAACCTATGAAAGGCGGCGTTATTGCTAATCTTGAGATTGTCAAAGAGATGTTGCTTCGATTTTTATCTAAAGCTCAAAATAAAAAATCGTTCTTAAGACCACGAGTAGCCATTGGAATTCCTTCTATCATTTCAGATATAGAGAAGAAGTCAGTTAAAGAAGCAGTAGAACAATCTGGAGCAAGAAAAGTTTTCTTGATTGAAGAACCAGTAGCGGCTGGAATTGGAGCTAATATTAATATTTATGAACCTAAAGGAAATATGGTCTTGGATATTGGCGGTGGCACTACAGAAATAGCTGTGATTTCTATGGGTGGAGTAGTGATTAGTAATTCCATCCGGACCGCTAGTCAGGCTATAGATGAAAGCATTATTCATTACTTAAAAAAGAATTATTACTTATGGATAGGAGAACAAACCGCAGAAGAATTAAAGATAAAGGTTGGTTTGGCTATTCAAGAAGAAAATGAATTATTTATGGAGGCACGGGGTCGAGATATTGGCTCTGGATTGCCTAAGAGTAAAACCATAGGTTCTAATGAAATATATCTAGCTTTAAAAGAAGTAGTAAATTCAATCTTAGATTTAGTCATCTCTACCTTAGAAAATATTCCACCAGAATTATCTTCCGATATCTTAGAAAATGGAATTGTCATGACCGGAGGAGGAAGTCTTCTTAAGAATTTAGACAAGTTTATTTCTGAAAAGACAGGCATTCCTGTCCGGGTCGATCCCGATCCTTTGAGATGCGTAGTCTTTGGTTTAGGAAAGTGCTTAGAAGACATCAATCTTTTAGAAAAAATAAAGTTATAA
- the mreC gene encoding rod shape-determining protein MreC, with translation MIKLSIKQKETKLLIVLLGISVSLMICNNFFKVEKIRNIMREMVSPVQELYVEGNLYLRDYERGIKNFYQLIVENKELNKKIVHLTKEKKYIQRVLLENERLRKMIRYQRRLPYETVLAKVVVFDPSNLFKMITINKGSKHGLTKDMEVVTFMNNKEELVGRVMKVGRYTSQVILLLDRNSQAGVFIKRNKISAVLVGNNYNYKLNYVDNRADIQIGDEIITSGQGGVFTEGFLVGKISKIKSTYQLDLFYDLDVLPTLDQNKLEEVLVIVSQ, from the coding sequence ATGATTAAGTTATCTATCAAACAAAAAGAGACAAAACTATTAATAGTTTTACTGGGAATTTCTGTATCTCTAATGATCTGTAATAATTTTTTCAAAGTAGAGAAAATTAGAAACATAATGAGAGAAATGGTCTCTCCTGTTCAAGAGTTGTATGTAGAAGGAAACTTATATTTGAGAGATTATGAGAGAGGTATAAAAAATTTCTACCAACTTATCGTTGAAAATAAAGAACTTAATAAAAAAATAGTTCATCTTACTAAAGAAAAAAAGTATATCCAAAGAGTCCTCTTAGAAAATGAAAGATTAAGAAAAATGATCCGTTATCAACGTCGGTTACCTTATGAAACTGTCTTAGCTAAGGTAGTGGTGTTTGACCCCAGTAATTTATTTAAAATGATTACTATTAATAAAGGAAGTAAGCATGGTCTGACTAAAGATATGGAAGTAGTAACTTTTATGAATAATAAGGAAGAATTAGTGGGAAGGGTAATGAAAGTAGGAAGGTATACTTCTCAAGTAATATTATTATTAGACCGAAATAGCCAAGCAGGAGTATTCATTAAGAGAAATAAGATTAGTGCTGTCTTGGTAGGGAATAATTATAATTATAAATTAAACTATGTCGATAATAGAGCAGATATTCAGATAGGAGATGAAATCATAACCTCTGGTCAAGGAGGAGTATTTACGGAAGGGTTTTTGGTAGGAAAAATTTCTAAAATTAAATCTACTTATCAATTAGACTTATTTTACGATTTAGATGTTTTACCTACCTTAGATCAAAATAAATTAGAGGAAGTATTAGTGATTGTTAGCCAATAA
- the mreD gene encoding rod shape-determining protein MreD has product MLANKFQKKIFKAFFLILLFSITLILQASFLNKILFFGVKPDLLLICIFLITLHQGLFYGEVFGFIIGLAEDSLSGCVLGTNAFSKVLISYLINLSSKYFQIKKSIIKLLLLFLFSFINAFLIILLNLPLGRLTLNIYLIKDIFWSAIYTVFMGIFVLWGLKLLRNEK; this is encoded by the coding sequence TTGTTAGCCAATAAGTTCCAAAAGAAAATATTTAAAGCCTTTTTTCTCATTCTCTTGTTTTCTATAACTTTAATCCTCCAAGCAAGTTTTTTAAACAAGATCTTATTTTTTGGAGTAAAACCTGACTTACTCTTAATTTGTATCTTTCTAATCACTTTACACCAAGGACTGTTTTACGGAGAGGTTTTTGGGTTTATTATAGGCTTGGCCGAAGATTCATTATCAGGGTGCGTCTTAGGTACTAATGCTTTTTCTAAAGTATTAATCAGTTATCTTATCAATCTGTCTTCTAAATACTTCCAGATTAAAAAATCAATTATCAAGCTATTGCTTCTCTTTCTCTTCTCTTTTATTAATGCCTTTCTGATCATCCTTCTTAATCTTCCTCTTGGTAGGCTCACCTTAAATATATACTTAATTAAGGACATATTTTGGAGTGCAATTTATACCGTTTTTATGGGTATCTTTGTTTTGTGGGGATTAAAACTGTTAAGAAATGAAAAATAA